The Lysobacter enzymogenes DNA segment AGCTGCACCGCGTAGTTGATCGCCGCCAGCGGGTTGCGGATCTCGTGGGCGAGGCTGGCGGAGAAGCGGCCGAGCGCGGCCAGGGTGATCGATTCGGCGCGGCGCGAGACCAGCGAGGTGTCGTCGAGGAAGATCAGGGTCTGGTCGCTGCCGGCGAGCAGGCGGGTGAAGCGCGGCACCACTTCCGGCAGGTCCGGCGCCAGCCGCAGCGGGCTTTCGTCGGGGCGGCCCTCGACCCGCCAACGGCCGAGCCGGCGCGACAGTTCCGGCGAGGCGATCGCCAGCACCCGGTGGCCGTGCTGGCCGCCGTTGTGCTCGCCGTTGTCGCCGAGCAGCAGCATCGCCGCCTCGTTGGCCAGGCGCAGCCGGCCTTCGCCGTCGACCAGCAGCACCCCGGTGCGCATGCGGCGGATGATGAGTTCGTTGATCTCGGCGTAGTTGGCGGCTTCGGCGCCGCGGCGCTCGGCCAGTTCCTGGCTCTCGCGCATCTGCCGGCCCAGGGTGCTGGTCAGCAGCGCTATCGACAGGTAGCCCAGGGCGAACATCACCGGTTCGGCGACGGTGCGGCCGAGCGCCTCGTTGCCCAGTTCGGTCCACAGCCATTCGCCGACCAGCCCCAGGCAGGCGGCGATCGCCGCGCCGATGCCGAAGCGGGTCGGCAGCAGCAGCGCGGCGGCGCCGACGTTGAACATCAGCATCAGGGCGATGCCGGTGCCGGCGCCGGGCAGGGCGTGGATCGAGAGGATGCCGAAGAACAGGTCGCAGGCGATGCCGGCGAAGACCTGGGCGCGCAGGTCGCCGCGGCGGCCGAACACGAACAGCAGGCTGGCGATGAACAGATAGGACAGCGACAGCGAGCGCGCGAACAGGTCGTGGCGCGGCGCGCCGATCAGGTTCTCGACCGGGCCGAACAGGAACAGCACCAGCAGCGCCGCCTCGAGCAGGCGGTAGAGAGTGAAGAAATACAGTTCGCGGCGCAGCGCGGAGTCGGCATCGGCCGGAGCGACGGGGGCGAGACCTGACGGCAAGCGGGTTTCCCTGCGCGGGCGGAGTATCGATCAGTATAGGGCGGCTGGCCGGCGCGGGCGGGATCGCCGCAGGGCGGCCTTGGGGGCGGGCGGGCGCAGACCTTGCGTTTGCAGCGTGCCGGCCTTGCCGGATTTGGCCACACGCCCGCGTGGGTCCGCGGCGGCCCCGGCCGCGACCGCTGCCCAAGTCCCGTCCGGACCGGTCGCAGCCCGGGATGCGGGGCTCCGCCGGTCGGCCCGGCCGCCCCGGGTTTTGCTCGCCCCGCCGCGATCGGCGACAATGCGGCCCCCTCGCGCCCGCTCCGGCCCCCGGCCGTGCGTCCGCGCGGGACGTCTTTCACTCCCCTCGGTGACGCATGAATTTCCACGAATATCAGGCAAAGCAACTGTTTGCCGACTACGGCATCGCAGTGCCGGCCGGGCGCGTTGCGCGCACTCCCGAAGAGGCCGTCGCGGCGGCCAAGGCCATCCCGGGCGACCTGTGGGTGGTCAAGGCCCAGATCCACGCGGGCGGCCGCGGCAAGGCCGGCGGCGTCAAGCTGGCCAAGAACTTCGACGAAGTGAAGCAGTACGCCCAGGCCATGCTGGGCACCAAGATGGAGACCTACCAGTCGGCCGGCGTCGCCCTGCCGATCGATACGGTGCTGATTTCCGAAGGCACCGACATCGCCAAGGAGCTGTACCTGTCGGTCCTGGTCGACCGCTCGACCAAGTCGGTCACCTTCATCGCCTCGGCCGAAGGCGGCGTGGAGATCGAGAAGGTCGCCGAGGAGACCCCGGAGGCGATCAAGACCATCCACGTCAACTACGTGCAGGGCCTGCAGGCCTACCAGTGCCGCGAGCTCGCGTTCGACCTGGGCCTCAACGCCAAGCAGGCCGGCCAGCTGACCAAGATCATGCTGGGCCTGTACAAGCTGTTCAACGAGAAGGACCTGGCGCTGGTCGAACTGAACCCGCTGGCGATCCTCACCAACGGCGACCTCGCCGTGCTCGACGGCAAGGTCAACAGCGACGACAACGCGACCTTCCGCCACAAGGATCTCGCCGACATGCGCGATATCCGCCAGGAAGACGAGACCGAGGTCAAGGCCAGCCAGCACGACCTCAACTACGTCACCATGGACGGCAACATCGGCTGCATGGTCAACGGCGCCGGCCTGGCCATGGCCACCATGGACGTCATCCAGCTGGAAGGCGGCTCGCCGGCCAACTTCCTCGACGTCGGCGGCGGCGCCACCAAGGAGCGCGTGACCGAGGCGTTCAAGCTCATCCTGAGCTCGGACAAGGTCAAGGCGATCTTCGTCAACATCTTCGGCGGCATCGTCCGCTGCGACATGATCGCCGAGGGCATCATCGCCGCGGTCAAGGAAGTCGACGTCAAGGTGCCGGTGATCGTGCGTCTTGAAGGCACCAATGTGGAAGCCGGCAAGGAACTGCTGAAGAACTCGGGTCTGGCCATCACCCCGGCCGACAACATCAACGATGGCGCGAAGAAGGCGGTTGCCGCCGTCGCCGGCGCCTAAGAACAGACGCAGCGGCCTGCCCCGCGCCTAGCCCCTTGAGTCAAGGGGCGACCTCGACGCGAAGCGGCGAGGTGGGGATGTGGAGGCATGCGCCGCGGACGCCGACGCAGTCGGCGCCCGTTCTGTCCGAAGACGCCCAACAACACGTTTGCAGGGACTTACCAAAATGTCCGTTTTGATCAACAAGAACACCAAGGTGATCGTGCAGGGCTTCACCGGCTCGCAGGGCACCTTCCACGCCGAGCAGATGCTCGAGTACGGCACCAAGGTCGTCGGCGGCGTGACCCCGGGCAAGGGCGGCACCCAGCACCTGGGCCTGCCGGTCTTCAACACCGTGCGCGACGCCGTCGAAGAGACCGGCGCCGACGCCTCGGTGATCTACGTGCCGCCGCCGTTCGCGGCCGACGCGATCCTGGAAGCGGCCGACGCCGGCATCAAGGTCATCGTGTGCATCACCGAGGGCATCCCGGTGCTGGACATGCTGCGGGTCAAGAACACCCTCAACGGCTACGACGACGTCGTGCTGGTCGGTCCGAACTGCCCCGGCGTCATCACTCCGGGCGAGTGCAAGATCGGCATCATGCCGGGCCACATCCACAAGCCGGGCGTGATCGGCATCGTCTCGCGCTCGGGCACGCTGACCTATGAAGCGGTCAAGCAGACCACCGACGTGGGCCTGGGCCAGTCGACCTGCATCGGCATCGGCGGAGACCCGATCAACGGCACCAACTTCATCGACGCGCTGAAGTGGTTCCAGGACGACCCGCAGACCGAAGGCATCATCATGGTCGGCGAGATCGGCGGTTCGGCCGAGGAAGAAGCGGCCGAGTTCATCGCCCAGTACGTGACCAAGCCGGTGGTCGGCTTCATCGCCGGCGCCTCGGCGCCGAAGGGCAAGCGCATGGGCCACGCCGGCGCGATCGCCTCGGGCGGTTCGGGCACGGCCGAAGGCAAGTTCGCGGCGATGGAAAAGGCCGGCGTCACCACGGTCAAGTCGCCGGGCGACCTGGGCGCGGCGATCGCCAAGCGTCTGGGCAAGTAAGTTCAACGTCCGGGCCGGAGGTTTCGGCCCGAAGCTGGAAAAAGCCGCCTTCGGGCGGCTTTTTCTTTGTGTGTCACAGAAGTGCTACAGTGGCGTCCGACCCGCCTTGCGGAGACGCCCGATGTCCACCACCACCATCCGCCTCAGCGACGAGCTGAAGTCGCGCATCGCCGACGCCGCCGAACGCGCCGGCACCACGCCGCATGGCTTCATCCTCGGCGCGCTGGAGGAGAAGGTCGGCGAGGCCGAGCGCCGCGCGCAATTCCTGGACGAGGCGCAGGCGCGCTGGCGCAGTTTCGTCGCCGACGGACAGGCCCTGGAGTGGGGCGACATGCGCGACTATCTCGGTCGCCGCGCGCGCGGCGAGAACGCGTCGCCGCCAGCGAAGAAGCCCTTCGGGCGCAAGCCGTGACCCGAATCGTCCTGGCGCCCGCGGTGGCCGAGGACTTCGCCCGGATTCTCGATCATCTAGACCGCCACGATGCGGCAAGGCGCGAGCAGCGCATCGACGGCATCCTGCGAGCGATCGACGTACTGAGCGACAATCCGCTGATCGGCCGGCCGGCCGAAGCGGAACTGCGCGAACTGGTCATCGGCCGCGACGTCAGCGGCTATGTGGCGCTGTACCGCTACCTGAGCGAATTCGATACTGTCCTGATCCTGGCGATCCGGGCCCAGCGCGAAGCCGGTTACGCGCAGCCCTGAGCGCAGCGAGTTTCCGATCCGGCGCGGACCACACGGTTCGCGCCGGCTTTCCACTCCCATTTGTGAACGCCGAGTCCCGCATGTCCGCACCCCTGCGCATCGCCCTGGCCCAGTTCGATTTCCCCGTCGGCGCGGTCGACGGCAACGCCGAGCGCATCGCCGCGCTGATCGCGCAGGCGCGCGACGAGCACGGCGCCGACGTGGTGCTGTTCCCGGAGCTGGCGATCAGCGGTTATCCGCCCGAAGACCTGCTGCTGCGTCCGAGCTTCCTCGCCGATTGCCAGGCCGCGCTGGAACGGGTGGCCGCGGCGACGCACGGCATCGTCGCCGTGGTCGGCTGGCCGCAGGCGGCCGGGGCGGTGGTCTACAACGCAGCCAGCGTGCTGCGCGGCGGCCGCATCGAGGCGACCTATCGCAAGCGCGAACTGCCCAACTATGCGGTGTTCGACGAGCGCCGCTACTTCGACGTCGACCCCGACGGCGAAGCGGTCGTGTTCGACGTCAAGGGCGTGCAGGTCGGCGTGGTGATCTGCGAGGACCTGTGGTTCGCCGAACCGCTGGCGGCGACGGCGAAGGCCGGCGCGAGCCTGGTGCTGGTGCCCAACGCCTCGCCGTTCGAGCGCGACAAGCACGCCCAGCGCGACGCGCTGCTGGACCTGCGCGCGCGCGAGACCGGCGTGGCCCTGGCCTATCTCAACGTGGTCGGCGGCCAGGATGCGCTGGTGTTCGACGGCGCTTCGGTGCTGGCCGACGGCGACGGCAACGTGCATGCGGCCGCGGCGGCGTTCGAGGATCACTGGCTGGTCGCCGACTACGACGACGCCAGCCGGCGCTTCGTGCCGGTGTCGTGGCCGGTCGAGCACGAGGAAAGCCGCGATGCGCTGGCCTGGCGCGCGGTGGTGCGCGGCACCCGCGATTACTGCCGCAAGAACGGTTTCGAGAAAGTCTGGCTGGGCCTGTCGGGCGGCATCGATTCCTCGCTGGTGATGGCGATCGCGGTCGATGCGCTGGGCGCGGAGAACGTGGTCGCGGTGCGCATGCCCTCGCGCTACACCGCCGACCTGTCCAACGACCTGGCCGCCGAGCAGTGCGCGAGCCAGGGCGTGCGCTTGCTGGCGCTGCCGATCGAGGCGCCGTTCCAGGGCTTCCTCGACACCCTGGCCGAGGCCTTCGCCGGCAAGCCGGTGGACGTGACCGAGGAGAACCTGCAGTCGCGCACCCGCGGCGCGCTGATGATGGCGATGAGCAACAAGTTCGGCGGCCTGCTGCTGACCACCGGCAACAAGAGCGAATACGCGGTCGGCTACGCCACCATCTACGGCGACATGTGCGGCGGCTACGCGCCGATCAAGGACCTGTACAAGACCGAGGTGTTCGCGCTGGCGCGCTGGCGCAACGCGGTCGCCGGCTCGCCGGTGATCCCGTGGGCGGTGATCGACCGGCCGCCGTCGGCGGAGCTGCGCGAGAACCAGAAGGACCAGGATTCGCTGCCGCCGTACGACGTGCTCGACGCGATCCTGCTGCGCTACGTCGACCAGGAGCAGTCGCGCGAGGAGATCGTCGCCGCCGGGTTCGAAGCCGCGACCGTCGACCGGGTGCTGCGGCTGGTGCGGATCAGCGAATGGAAGCGGCACCAGGCGGCGCCAGGGCCGAAGGTGTCGCGGCGCGCGTTCGGGCGCGAGCGGCGCTATCCGATCACCAATCGCTATTCCGGCTGACGTCGCTGCCGCGGCCGTGGCGTACTCGCGTCTGTTCGCGCCGCTCCTGCAGGTCGCCACGGCCATAAACGAAAACGCCGCCCGGAGGCGGCGTTTTCGTTTGCGGCGAAGGCGGGAGGCTTACTCGCCCTTGCCCGCCTGCTCGGCGCGCTTGGCTTCGAGCTTGTCGCGGTTGTCCACCGCCGAGCGCTCGCCCGCGAACGGGTTGAGCTTGCGCAGGTTGCTCGGGTAGTCCGGCCAGTCGCCGGTCAGCGCCGGGTGGCCGGCGTCGTTCTGCTGCAGCACGCGCTTGGCGTCGGCGGCCAGGGTCGGGTTGGCCAGACCTTCGTAGGACTTCATCAGCACCGCCACCGCGTCGTTCTGGTAGCCGCTCTGCGGGTAGGTCTCGAGCAGGTACTTGGCGCGGTCGGCGGCGGCCACGTAGGCGGTGCGGCGCAGGTAGTACAGCGAGACGTCGAGCTCGTGGCGGGCGAAGGTGTCGCGCAGCACGATCATGCGCTTGCGCGCGTCCTGCGCGTAGCGGCTGTTCGGGTAGCGCTCGACCACGATCTGGAAGTCGTTGTAGGCCTGCATCGGCGTGGCCAGGTCGCGGCGGCTCACGTCCAGGCGCCAGACCTTCTGCAGGAATACGGTGTCGCGGCTGGAATTGACCAGGCCGCGCAGGTAGTACAGGTAGGCGATGTTGCGGTGGGTCGGGTAGGTGCGGATGAAGCGGTCGATGCTGCTGATCGCGTCGTCGTGCTTGCCCGACTTGTACTGGGCGTACGCGGTCTCGATCAGGGCCTGCTCGGTGTAGGGGCCGTACGGGTACTGGGCGACCAGGCGCTTGAAGCTGAGCTCGGCCGAGGCCCAGTTGCCGTTGGTCATCGACTTGTGGGCCTTCTCGTAGATGGCCTCGACCGGCTGGCCCTCGTCGGCGTCCTTGTTCTTCTTGAACATCTTGCCGACCCGCGAGCAGCCAGTGCCGGCCACGGCGACGATCAGCAGCAGGGACACCAGGCGCACGACGGCGCGGGACGGGGTGGAACGTTCGGTCATGGCAGGCATCGACAGGCGCCGGAGGCACGAAGAGCCGATAATAGCAGTCCGCGGGTCCGAGCCCTTAACCGGACCCGTCTTCCCTCACTCACCCCCGAAGCCGCGATGACCGACTCCCGCCAGACCCTGACCGCGACCGTGCCCGACGCCGCCGCCGGCCGCCGCTTCGACGCGGTCCTGGCCGAACTGTTCCCCGATTACTCGCGTTCGCGCCTGGCCGCCTGGATCAAGTCCGGCGACGCCCGCCTGAACGGCCGCGAGGCGCGCCCGCGCGACCCGGTCCAGGGCGGCGAGGCGGTCGAATTGAACGTGGTCCTGGACACCCAGACCCACGCCGTGGCCGAGGACATCGCCCTGGACGTGCTGTACGAGGACGCCGAGGTGATCGTGCTCGACAAGCCGGCCGGGCTGGTCGTCCACCCCGGCGCCGGCAACTCCGCCGGCACCCTGGTCAACGCCCTGCTGCACCGCGACCCGTCGCTGGCCGCGCTGCCGCGCGCCGGCATCGTCCACCGCCTCGACAAGGACACCTCCGGGGTCATGGTGGTCGCGCGGACCCTGCCGGCGCACATCTCGCTGGTCGATCAATTGTCCGCGCGCGAGGTCCACCGCCAGTACCTGGCCGTGGTGGTCGGCGCGCTGGTCTCCGGCGGCACCGCCAACGCCGCGATCGACCGCCACCCGCGCGACCGCCTGCGCATGGCGGTGCGCGAGGACGGCCGCGAGGCGGTCACCCACTTCCGCCTGCGCGAGCGTTTCCGCGCCCACACCCTGCTGGAATGCCGCCTGGAAACCGGGCGCACCCACCAGATCCGCGTGCACATGCAGCACCTCAAGCACCCCATCGTCGGCGACCCGCTGTACGGCGGCCCGCTCAAGCTGCCCAAGGGCGCGAGCGATTCGCTGGTCGAGACCCTGCGCGGCTTCAAGCGCCAGGCGCTGCACGCCGAGACTTTGGAGTTCGTCCACCCGATCAGCGGCGAACCGGTGCGCTGCACCGCGCCGGTGCCGGCCGACATGCTGCAGTTGGTCGCCGAACTGCGCGAGGATTCGCGCGCCGCGGCCGAGGCCGGGCGGTGACCGAGCCCACGGCGAATCCTTGGATCGACGCCGACTGGCCGGTGCCGCCGGGCGTGCGCGGCTTCGCCACGGTGCGCCGCGGCCTGGGCGTGTCGCAGGCGCCGTTCGACGCGTTCAACCTCGGCACGCTCTACGGCGAGCAGCGCGACGATCCGGCCGCGGTGCGGCGCAACCGCGAACTGCTGGCGCAGGCCGCCGGCCTGCCGTCGGCGCCGCGCTGGCTGCATCAGGTGCACGGCGCCGGGGTGGTCCGCTTCGACGGCGAATCCGCCGCGGGCGATGCCGGCGGCGGCGAACCCGAGGCCGACGCCGCGGTGACCTCGACGCCCGGCACGGTGCTGGCGATCCTCACCGCCGACTGCCTGCCGGTGCTGTTCGCCGCGGACGACGGCAGCGAAGTCGGCGCCGCCCACGCCGGTTGGCGCGGGCTCGCCGACGGCGTGCTCGAAGCCACGGTCGCGGCGATGCGCAGCGAGCCCGCGCGCCTGCGCGCCTGGCTCGGCCCGGCCGCCGGGCCGCAGCGCTACGAGATCGGCGCGGAGGTGCGCGACGCGTTCCTCGCCGTCGATGCCGCGGCCGAAACCGCGTTCGCCGCGACCCGGCCCGGCCACTGGCGGGTCGACCTGTACGCGCTGGCGCGGCAGCGGCTGGCGCGCGCCGGCCTGCGCGCCGACCATATCCACGGCGGCGGCTTGTGCACGATTTCCGAACCCGACCGCTTTTTCTCCCACCGCCGCGACCGCCGCACCGGCCGCATGGCGACTCTTGTCTGGATGCAAACACGATGACGTACCCCAAGGCCCAACGGACGGTCCTGTTGCTTTCGCTGTCCCTCGCCGCGGCGTTCGGCGCCGCGCCCTTCGGCGCGCGCGCCGACGACGGTTGCGGCGGGCGTTCCTACGACTTGCTGCTGGCCGCCTATCCCGGCGCGGACAGCGTGACCGGCGACGAGGGCGAATTCCTGCGCACCGCGGGTTCGCCCAAGCGCTGGATCAAGCTCGACGACGTCGCCTGCAAGGTCTGGCCGGCCGCGCCCGGCAAGACCCTGCTGGCGGTGCGCCTGCGCCACGACGAGGCCAGCGGCGACGTCGACACCGCCGATCTGGAGGTGCTGGTGGCCGACTCGGCCAAGCCGCGCATCCTGCAGCGCTACCGCGAGCGCGAGCCGCTGGTCTCCGACGCGATGCGGATCTCCTCGGTGACCTTGGACACCGCGCGCTATCGCCTCAACGAGGCCACCACCGCGTTCGGCGTGCGCGTGACCTACAGCGGCTCGTCGCGGGTCAATCCGTACGAAAACACGGTGCTGAGCCTGTACGCCGCCGACGGCGACGCGCTGCGGCCGGTGCTGAGCAACCTAGAGGTGTCGCTGGATCGCGGCGAATGGGACGGCAACTGCACCGGCGAGTTCGAGAGCGTGCAGCGCACCGTCGCCATCGACGCCAAGCGCGACCACGGCTATGCCGGCTTGCGGATCGACACGGTGTCGCAGGCGCGCCGCAACGCGTCCCAGAACGACGACTGCGAAGACATCTCCGCGCCCAAGCGCAAGAGCAGCCAGCGCCTGGGATTCGACGGGCGCCAGTACGCGGTTCCCCGCGAACTGCGCGGGCTGTAGTGGGCGCAGCCATGACCAACCCTTCGCGCGACGCGTCGCGGCTCGGCGCGCGCGAGGGTCTGTACCCGCGCGTGCTCGGCGTGCGCTTCGTATTGTTGCCGCGCACGCTGCGGCTGATGCACGGACGCAGCGGCCGGCAGACCTATCGCGGCGAGGCCAAGGTCGAGCGCGGCAGCGGCCTGTGGTCGCGGCTGTTCGCGCGCATCGTCCGCCTGCCCGCGGCGTATGCCGGTCCGATCGAGGTCGAAGTCGTGGCCGGCCCGCGCGGCGAGACCTGGACCCGGCGTTTCGGCAAGTCCAGGATGCGCTCGCGCCTGGCCGGGCGCGACGGACTGGTGCTGGAACGCCTGGGCCCGATGCGCTTCGCGTTCGCCCTGGAACCGGTCGGCGAGGCGCCCGAAGCGGCGCTGGCGCGCACGGTGTCGGCGCACACCGGCGATTCGATCACGGTCTCGTCGGCGGCGCTGCCGGCGGCGGCGATGGGCGCGCCGACGAGCTACGGCATCGCCGGACAGGCGGACGAGGACGGCATCGGCAACGAACCCGGCCTGGTCTGGCGCCTGATGCGGGTGCGCGCCTTCGGCCTGCCGCTGCCGGCGGGCTGGTTCGCGCGCGTGCAGGCGCGCGAGTTCGAACGCGAGGGGCGCTATCACTTCGAGGTGGATGCGCAGCTGCCGGGCGTGGGCTTGCTGGTGCGCTATCGCGGCTGGCTCGACGTCGGCGAGTGAGCGGGGTATGGGATGCGAGGTGTGGATGCGGGGTGCGGGGTGCGGGGTGCGGATGCGAGATACGTTGTGGACCGCGCATTCCTCCCCGATCCGTCATTCCGGCGAACGCCGGAATCCATCTTGACGTTGCTCTTGGCCTTCGACCGTTGCCCGCGCAGGAGCAAGATCAAGATGGATTCCGGCGTTCGCCGGAACGACCGGGTAGGTGGTTTCGGCGGGGCTGCGTCGCTCCGGTCGGCTTTTGCCGGAATGACGGGGCAGGTGCGGGGCTTCGGGATGGGTGCGGCGGGGCTGCGCGACTTCGGTTGGCATAAGCCGATAACCCATCCATCGCCGCGAAAACGCCCCGGCGCCTTCGATTGCCGGCACACTCACGGTTGCGAATGGATTGCAGGCTTGGCCGGCACGGATGCGTCCCTTCCGCGTTGCCTTTTGCGAGTACTGCCGATGCGTTTCAAACGCCTTGTTTCGATAGGGTTTCGTCCTGGCCTTGCGGACGTGGCCGCGTTGAGTCGTTGGTCGAGGACTGGCTGGGTGGACGGGGGACGCGGACGGTGAACGTCGAATCGAGAAAGTCGCAGCGCTCGTGGATCGTCGCCGGCGACCTCAACGGCTTCTTCGGCCTGGTCGTCGACAACCTGTCGATCCTCGGCTTCATCGCCGCGGCCCTGATCGGCATCTTCGGCTTCCCGGCCGAGGTCATCTACACCCGCATGTTCCCCGGCACCGCGTTCGGCGTGCTGGTCGGCAATCTGATCTACACCGCGATGGCGCGGCGCCTGGCCGCGCGCAGCGGCCGCGACGATGTCACCGCGATGCCGCTGGGCCTCGACGCGCCGACCAGCATCGGCATGGCACTGCTGGTGCTCGGCCCGGCCTTCGTCGGCTTCAAGCAGGCCGGCCTGGACGAGGCCGCCGCGGCCGACGCGACCTGGAAGCTCGGCATGGCTTCGCTGGTGGTGATGGGCGCGCTGAAGTTCGCGCTGTCCTTCGCCGGCGACGCGGTGACGCGGATGATTCCGCGCGCCGGCCTGCTCGGTTCGATCGCCGGCACCGCGCTGGTGCTGATGGGCTTCCTGCCGCTGATCGAGACGCTGCGTTCGCCGCTGGTCGGGTTCATGACCCTCGGTTTGCTGCTGTACGTGCTGGTCGCGAAGGGCAGGCTGCCGGTGAAGCTGCCGGGGGTGTTCGTCGCGTTCGTGTTCGGCACTGTGTTGTTCTACGGCTTCGGGGCGGTTGGGTTGGGAGCGCCGGGCTTCCATTGGCCGACCCCGCAGCCGCTGCAACTCGTGCTGCCGCTGCCGACCCTGGGCTTCATCGAAGGCCTGCCGCACACCGTGCCGTTCCTGCCGCTGCTGCTGCCGTTCGGCCTGCTGATGATCGTCGGCGGCATCAACGTCAGCGAAAGCGCGCGCGCGGCCGGCGACGATTACCGCACCCGCGACATCTTGCTGGCCGAGGCGTTCTCGACCTTGGTCGCCGGCTTCGTCGGCGGCGTCGCCCAGACCACGCCGTACATCGGCCAGCCCGCGTACAAGCACATGGGCGCGCGCAGCGGCTACACCCTGCTGACCGGCTTGTTCATCGGCCTGGGCGGCATCCTCGGCGTCGTCTCGGGGCTGGTGCAGTGGCTGCCGCTGGCGGTGCTGGCGCCGATCATCGTCTACGTCGCGCTCGACATCACCACCCAGGCGTTCCAGGCCACCCCGGCCAAGCATGCCACCGCGATGGTGTTCGGCTTCCTGCCGCCGATCGCCTACATGCTGTCGATCAAGACCGGCAACCCGGCCTGGATCGATCCGGCCCGCCACGCCGAGCTGACCGGCGCGCTCGACGGCCACGGCCTGCCGGAACTGGCGGTGATCGTGACCCTCGGCAACGGCTTCATCATGACCTCGATGATCTGGACTTCGGCGGTCGCGGCGATGGTCGACGGCCGCCTGCGCCGCGCCGCGGCGTTCCTGCTCGGCGGCGCCGCGCTGGCGCTGTTCGGGATCATCCACTCGGTCGATCCGCGCGGCGGCGTGTACCTGCCGTGGGCGCTGGAGGGGCTGCAGAAGGTCATCGCCTGGCAGTTCATCGGCGCCTACCTGGGGCTGGCGGCCTTGCTGATCCTGCTGTCCCTGCAGCGCGACCCGGTCGCGCCGCCGCCGCAGGCTTGAGAGCGGCCGCGCGCGGCCCCAGATTTTCTTTTCCCTCACACCGGCCCACGCCATGTCCCTGCAGAACGAACTCAACGCCGTGCCCGGCGTGACCGCGCAACCCGAGGCCGCGACCCGCGACTTCGTGTTCAACCACACCATGCTGCGGATCAAGGACCCGGCCGCCTCGCTGGACTTCTACACCCGCGTGCTCGGCTTCACCCTGGTGCGCAAGCGCGACTTCATTGATGCCAAGTTCAGCCTGTACTTCCTGGTGCTGGTCAACGACCCTTCGCAGATCCCGGCCGAGGAACCGGCGCGCGGGCAGTGGCTGCTGAGCCAGCGCGGCGTGCTCGAACTGACCCACAACCACGGCACCGAGAACGACGCGGACTTCGCCTACCACCACGGCAACAGCGACCCGCGCGGCTTCGG contains these protein-coding regions:
- a CDS encoding DUF4166 domain-containing protein translates to MTNPSRDASRLGAREGLYPRVLGVRFVLLPRTLRLMHGRSGRQTYRGEAKVERGSGLWSRLFARIVRLPAAYAGPIEVEVVAGPRGETWTRRFGKSRMRSRLAGRDGLVLERLGPMRFAFALEPVGEAPEAALARTVSAHTGDSITVSSAALPAAAMGAPTSYGIAGQADEDGIGNEPGLVWRLMRVRAFGLPLPAGWFARVQAREFEREGRYHFEVDAQLPGVGLLVRYRGWLDVGE
- the rluD gene encoding 23S rRNA pseudouridine(1911/1915/1917) synthase RluD — translated: MTDSRQTLTATVPDAAAGRRFDAVLAELFPDYSRSRLAAWIKSGDARLNGREARPRDPVQGGEAVELNVVLDTQTHAVAEDIALDVLYEDAEVIVLDKPAGLVVHPGAGNSAGTLVNALLHRDPSLAALPRAGIVHRLDKDTSGVMVVARTLPAHISLVDQLSAREVHRQYLAVVVGALVSGGTANAAIDRHPRDRLRMAVREDGREAVTHFRLRERFRAHTLLECRLETGRTHQIRVHMQHLKHPIVGDPLYGGPLKLPKGASDSLVETLRGFKRQALHAETLEFVHPISGEPVRCTAPVPADMLQLVAELREDSRAAAEAGR
- the gloA gene encoding lactoylglutathione lyase, which gives rise to MSLQNELNAVPGVTAQPEAATRDFVFNHTMLRIKDPAASLDFYTRVLGFTLVRKRDFIDAKFSLYFLVLVNDPSQIPAEEPARGQWLLSQRGVLELTHNHGTENDADFAYHHGNSDPRGFGHICVSVPDVEAACARFEQLGVAFQKRLTDGRMKDIAFIKDPDGYWVEILQPTSRV
- the pgeF gene encoding peptidoglycan editing factor PgeF, which codes for MTEPTANPWIDADWPVPPGVRGFATVRRGLGVSQAPFDAFNLGTLYGEQRDDPAAVRRNRELLAQAAGLPSAPRWLHQVHGAGVVRFDGESAAGDAGGGEPEADAAVTSTPGTVLAILTADCLPVLFAADDGSEVGAAHAGWRGLADGVLEATVAAMRSEPARLRAWLGPAAGPQRYEIGAEVRDAFLAVDAAAETAFAATRPGHWRVDLYALARQRLARAGLRADHIHGGGLCTISEPDRFFSHRRDRRTGRMATLVWMQTR